A stretch of the Kroppenstedtia eburnea genome encodes the following:
- a CDS encoding GntP family permease, with the protein MLSLGVLGIFLALGLLIFVAYRGYPVILFAPVFALLAAVMAGLPLLPTYTEVFMVKAVGYVKLYFPIFLLGAVFGKVMEDSGAARSIARGLTGTFGKNQAILAVVLTGAILTYGGVSLFVVAFAVYPFAAALFREADIPKRLVPATIALGAFTFTMDAFPGSPQIQNIIPTAYFKTTSFAAPVVGTVGGLLVAGLGLWWLYRRKNRLMAKGEGYGDHTLNEPEIMEGEKLPSFWLSLIPLVLVLGGNALFTYIVLPGWYPRSIIAQYEGLDMDQVLGIWSLILALILGVAFAVLLRWIYWRKNRESLGTEGAKSGLGLSKTLTAGAVGSLLAIMNTASEVGFGNVIASLPGFKAVADFLLTMKTSPLISEALSINILAGITGSASGGMSIALDTMGAKYLAWAQTAGIDPELLHRVASMSAGGMDTLPHNGAVITLLAICGLTHRQSYPDIFAITVIKTLAVPAIILLALVTGLV; encoded by the coding sequence GTGCTCAGCTTGGGTGTCCTGGGTATTTTTTTGGCGCTGGGACTGTTGATTTTCGTTGCTTACCGGGGATATCCGGTGATTCTGTTTGCGCCGGTGTTCGCCTTGTTGGCAGCGGTGATGGCGGGGTTGCCCCTGTTGCCCACCTATACGGAAGTCTTCATGGTCAAAGCGGTGGGCTATGTGAAATTGTATTTTCCAATCTTTTTGTTGGGCGCCGTCTTCGGCAAGGTGATGGAGGACAGCGGGGCGGCCCGCTCGATCGCCCGGGGTCTGACGGGAACCTTCGGAAAAAACCAGGCGATCCTGGCAGTGGTGTTGACCGGTGCCATTCTGACCTATGGCGGCGTCAGTCTGTTTGTGGTCGCCTTTGCGGTCTATCCCTTCGCCGCCGCCCTGTTTCGGGAAGCCGACATTCCCAAACGGCTGGTTCCGGCCACGATCGCTTTGGGGGCGTTCACCTTCACCATGGATGCCTTTCCGGGAAGTCCACAGATTCAGAACATCATCCCCACCGCGTACTTCAAAACGACCTCCTTTGCCGCTCCAGTGGTCGGAACCGTGGGTGGCCTGCTGGTGGCCGGTCTCGGGTTGTGGTGGTTGTACCGCCGGAAAAACCGTTTGATGGCCAAGGGAGAAGGATACGGGGATCACACCCTGAACGAGCCGGAAATCATGGAGGGGGAGAAACTGCCTTCCTTCTGGCTTTCCCTGATTCCATTGGTGTTGGTGTTGGGCGGAAACGCCCTGTTCACCTATATCGTGCTGCCCGGCTGGTATCCCCGGTCGATCATCGCACAGTATGAAGGATTGGACATGGATCAGGTTCTGGGCATCTGGTCCCTGATTCTGGCGCTGATCCTGGGAGTGGCATTTGCCGTCCTGCTGCGTTGGATCTATTGGAGAAAAAACCGGGAGTCTCTCGGGACGGAAGGAGCCAAATCCGGTCTCGGTCTGTCGAAAACCCTGACTGCCGGGGCGGTGGGCTCCCTGCTGGCGATTATGAACACCGCCTCTGAAGTCGGTTTCGGAAACGTGATCGCTTCCCTGCCCGGGTTTAAGGCGGTGGCCGACTTCCTGCTCACGATGAAGACCAGTCCCCTCATCTCCGAGGCCCTCTCCATCAACATCCTGGCCGGCATCACCGGTTCCGCCTCGGGAGGGATGAGTATCGCGCTGGATACGATGGGGGCCAAATATCTGGCTTGGGCCCAGACGGCGGGCATCGATCCTGAACTGTTGCACCGGGTGGCGTCCATGTCCGCCGGCGGCATGGACACTCTCCCCCACAATGGAGCGGTGATCACGCTGTTGGCCATCTGTGGCTTGACCCATCGCCAATCCTACCCGGATATCTTTGCCATCACAGTGATCAAGACCCTGGCGGTGCCGGCGATCATCCTGCTGGCTCTGGTCACGGGATTGGTCTGA
- a CDS encoding GAF domain-containing protein, whose translation MFQLKRVEGKKEEQYRSLLAQAESLLADERDWVANLANTASLLYHSLEEVNWAGFYLLRGDELLLGPFSGLPACIRIPLGKGVCGTAVQERATQLVPDVHQFPGHIACDAASRSEIVIPLQAEGRIVGVLDIDSPVPDRFDEVDRDGLEKLARIVEESIDWSKMV comes from the coding sequence ATGTTTCAGTTGAAACGGGTGGAAGGCAAAAAGGAAGAGCAATACCGGAGCCTGTTGGCCCAGGCGGAAAGTCTGCTGGCGGATGAGCGGGATTGGGTGGCCAATCTGGCCAATACGGCCTCCCTCTTATACCATTCCTTGGAGGAGGTCAACTGGGCCGGCTTTTACCTGTTGCGGGGCGATGAACTCCTGCTCGGCCCTTTCTCGGGATTGCCCGCCTGTATCCGGATCCCCCTCGGAAAGGGGGTCTGCGGCACCGCTGTCCAGGAGAGAGCCACCCAGCTGGTCCCCGATGTTCACCAATTTCCCGGTCATATCGCCTGTGACGCCGCATCGCGGTCCGAGATCGTGATCCCGCTGCAGGCGGAGGGACGCATCGTCGGGGTGTTGGATATCGACAGTCCCGTCCCCGACCGTTTCGACGAGGTGGATCGCGACGGTCTCGAAAAGTTGGCCCGGATCGTGGAAGAGAGCATCGACTGGTCCAAAATGGTATAA
- a CDS encoding alanine:cation symporter family protein yields the protein MPTAFKRSKSQCLYYRIFFVLVVFVGAMQEIKLVWDLSDTMNALMPCPTRFASCSCPAWSSPRPRTSGKSCCKNGPKKQSRPGDPE from the coding sequence ATCCCGACCGCCTTCAAACGCAGTAAATCACAATGCCTCTATTACCGGATTTTCTTCGTCCTGGTTGTATTCGTCGGGGCCATGCAAGAGATCAAACTGGTCTGGGATCTCTCCGATACCATGAACGCCCTGATGCCCTGCCCAACTCGGTTCGCCTCCTGCTCCTGTCCGGCATGGTCGTCTCCGAGACCAAGGACTTCCGGAAAATCATGTTGCAAGAACGGACCCAAAAAGCAAAGCAGACCGGGTGATCCCGAATAA
- a CDS encoding M4 family metallopeptidase — protein MKKLAFTLLLVAALVTGTGSAWTTVVHADGSESVKQFQKYSKGKWQARVDRKGNPVFVTGVLSGKGEADTTQEALRFLEKHREYFHVNRPSRDLKLEKTEKDKLGMKHFRFQQMKEGFPVEGAVLTVHTDEKGSVRTVNGQIDQKIDDRSLDTRVEISKKEAVKVAKEAVSAPEHLFENPVTEQVVYPSDGKGILTYKVNLNFLGKEPGNWFVYVDAKTGKVVDKYNAMMDADELKQATGVGVGVKGTQRKLNLAKDNSGRGAIFYLRDITRRPHMQDILTYDFKNQWDSGTKPLPGVLFQNKSASWKDDYHRAAVDAHYNSEMVYEYYLREHNRNSIDGKGMAIVSTVHYGEDYNNAFWNGKQMTYGDGDGSYFISLSAGLDVAAHEMTHGVTTHSAGLVYRNQPGALNEAFSDIFGALVDEDDWEIGEEIMAPEAIASGRTSLRSLENPGKFQVNQQYWPYGDGSGKYPSHMDEFYDLPLNLDNGGVHVNSSIINHGAYLAGEKIGKQKLGQIYYRALTVYLTPMSDFKDARYAVIQAATDLYGEGSAEVKAVTDAFDAVGITR, from the coding sequence ATGAAGAAACTGGCATTCACGCTGTTGCTGGTGGCCGCCCTGGTGACGGGGACGGGATCGGCATGGACGACGGTGGTTCATGCTGACGGGAGCGAGTCGGTCAAGCAGTTTCAGAAATACAGCAAAGGAAAGTGGCAGGCGAGGGTGGATCGGAAGGGGAATCCTGTATTTGTCACCGGCGTGTTGAGCGGCAAAGGGGAAGCGGATACAACACAGGAAGCCCTTCGTTTTCTGGAAAAACACCGGGAGTATTTCCATGTGAACCGTCCGTCACGGGATCTGAAGCTGGAAAAAACGGAGAAGGACAAGCTGGGGATGAAACACTTCCGTTTCCAGCAGATGAAGGAAGGATTTCCTGTGGAGGGAGCCGTCCTGACGGTTCATACGGATGAAAAGGGCTCGGTCCGGACGGTGAACGGTCAGATCGATCAGAAAATTGACGATCGGAGTCTCGATACCCGGGTGGAGATTTCAAAGAAAGAGGCCGTGAAGGTGGCAAAAGAGGCTGTGAGTGCTCCGGAACACCTTTTTGAAAACCCGGTGACGGAACAGGTGGTTTATCCTTCCGATGGGAAAGGCATTCTCACCTACAAAGTGAACCTCAACTTCCTCGGCAAAGAGCCGGGCAACTGGTTTGTCTACGTGGATGCCAAAACCGGGAAAGTGGTCGACAAGTATAATGCGATGATGGACGCCGATGAGTTGAAGCAGGCCACAGGCGTCGGGGTCGGGGTGAAAGGAACCCAGCGCAAGCTGAATCTGGCCAAGGACAACAGCGGCAGAGGTGCCATCTTTTATCTGAGGGATATCACCCGGCGCCCCCATATGCAGGATATCCTGACCTACGACTTCAAAAACCAGTGGGACTCCGGCACCAAACCGTTGCCGGGAGTGTTGTTCCAGAACAAGAGTGCCTCCTGGAAAGATGATTACCACCGGGCGGCAGTGGATGCCCATTACAATTCCGAGATGGTTTATGAGTATTACCTCCGGGAGCACAACCGGAATTCCATCGACGGGAAAGGAATGGCCATTGTCTCCACGGTTCATTACGGGGAGGACTACAACAACGCATTCTGGAACGGAAAACAGATGACCTACGGGGACGGGGATGGAAGTTACTTCATCTCCCTGTCGGCGGGGCTGGATGTGGCCGCCCATGAAATGACCCACGGAGTGACCACTCACTCCGCCGGCCTGGTCTACCGCAATCAGCCCGGCGCTCTCAATGAAGCCTTCTCCGATATTTTTGGAGCTTTGGTGGATGAAGACGACTGGGAGATCGGAGAGGAGATCATGGCACCCGAGGCCATCGCCTCCGGCCGCACCTCCCTCCGCAGTCTGGAGAATCCGGGTAAATTCCAGGTGAATCAACAATACTGGCCCTATGGGGACGGTTCAGGCAAATACCCCTCTCACATGGATGAATTTTATGATTTGCCCCTCAATTTGGATAACGGGGGCGTCCATGTCAACTCCTCCATCATCAACCACGGGGCCTATCTGGCCGGGGAGAAAATCGGGAAACAGAAATTGGGCCAAATCTACTACCGGGCGCTCACCGTTTATCTGACTCCGATGTCCGATTTCAAGGATGCACGGTATGCGGTGATTCAAGCGGCCACTGACCTTTACGGGGAAGGAAGTGCCGAGGTGAAAGCGGTCACTGACGCTTTTGATGCCGTGGGCATCACCCGGTGA
- a CDS encoding AbrB/MazE/SpoVT family DNA-binding domain-containing protein has protein sequence MKATGIVRKVDELGRIVLPVELRRTMDIDVRDPLEIYVDGSTVILKKYSPSCIFCGQVENVLQYRSRNVCEDCLRQLASSLEEHS, from the coding sequence GTGAAGGCGACTGGGATTGTACGAAAGGTGGACGAACTGGGTCGGATTGTGTTGCCGGTGGAGTTGAGACGGACGATGGATATTGATGTCAGAGACCCTCTTGAAATCTATGTCGACGGATCCACAGTGATCCTGAAGAAGTACAGCCCATCCTGCATCTTTTGCGGGCAAGTGGAAAACGTTCTGCAATACCGCAGCAGAAACGTCTGTGAAGACTGTTTGCGGCAACTGGCCTCTTCTTTGGAGGAACACTCCTGA
- a CDS encoding aminopeptidase codes for MRDPRVNELARLLVTHSMKVKPGENVLIDLFGEKEELARALIAEVYRAGGFPFYQVNRDALLRAQLLETTEEHMELLARFDYERMKAMDCYVAIRGRENINELADVPSDRMKIYAERYNHRVHEERVNNTRWVVLRYPNPSMAQLAGTSTEGFEDFFFNVCNVDYGRMGKGMKPLVERMEKTDRVHIKGPGTDLTFSIKGLPAIPCAGENNIPDGEVFTAPVRDSVNGVLTYNTATVYQGTKFDHIHLEFKDGKIVKATSNETEKLNKILDTDEGARYIGEFSLGLNPHIQHPMLDTLFDEKINGSFHFTPGKAYEECNNGNKSAIHWDIVNIQRSDYGGGEIYFDGELIRKDGLFVVPDLEPLNPENL; via the coding sequence ATGCGAGATCCGCGTGTCAATGAATTGGCCCGGTTGCTGGTCACCCACTCCATGAAAGTGAAACCGGGGGAGAATGTTCTGATCGATCTGTTCGGGGAGAAGGAGGAGCTGGCCCGGGCCTTGATCGCCGAAGTGTATCGCGCGGGAGGCTTTCCTTTCTATCAGGTGAACCGGGATGCGCTGTTGCGGGCACAGCTTTTGGAAACCACCGAGGAGCATATGGAGTTGTTGGCCCGCTTCGATTATGAACGGATGAAAGCGATGGATTGTTATGTAGCCATCCGGGGACGGGAGAATATCAACGAACTGGCGGATGTTCCTTCAGATCGGATGAAGATCTATGCCGAGCGGTACAACCATCGGGTCCATGAAGAACGTGTCAACAACACCCGCTGGGTGGTCCTGCGCTACCCCAATCCGTCCATGGCCCAGCTGGCGGGGACCAGCACCGAAGGCTTCGAGGACTTTTTCTTCAATGTGTGCAACGTGGATTACGGGCGGATGGGAAAAGGGATGAAGCCCTTGGTGGAGCGGATGGAAAAGACGGACCGGGTTCATATCAAAGGTCCCGGCACCGACCTCACTTTTTCCATCAAAGGATTGCCGGCAATCCCCTGTGCCGGGGAAAACAACATCCCCGACGGGGAAGTTTTCACCGCTCCGGTCCGGGATTCCGTCAACGGAGTTCTCACCTACAATACCGCCACGGTCTATCAAGGAACCAAGTTTGATCACATCCACCTGGAGTTCAAGGACGGAAAAATTGTGAAGGCCACCTCCAATGAGACGGAGAAGCTGAACAAAATCCTGGATACCGATGAAGGGGCCCGTTACATAGGAGAATTCAGCCTCGGACTCAACCCCCACATCCAACATCCCATGCTGGACACACTCTTCGATGAAAAAATCAACGGCAGCTTCCATTTCACTCCCGGCAAGGCCTACGAAGAGTGTAACAACGGCAATAAATCCGCCATCCACTGGGATATTGTCAACATCCAGCGCTCCGACTACGGCGGGGGGGAGATCTATTTCGACGGGGAACTGATCCGCAAAGACGGCCTCTTCGTCGTTCCCGACCTGGAACCCCTCAACCCGGAAAACCTGTAG
- a CDS encoding NUDIX hydrolase has product MVRMKKPYKIAAKAIIFDGDRVLVLRKSKAERSAKDTHGWDFPGGGLEPSEPLMEALYREVQEETGLSIRVVGPAYIYDDLQEEKHLIIIKFACRQPVGEVKLSAEHDSYHWTRMDELDESPYPEWMKEEIRRAYRIYME; this is encoded by the coding sequence ATGGTGCGCATGAAAAAGCCGTATAAAATTGCCGCCAAAGCGATTATTTTTGATGGAGATCGCGTGTTGGTCCTGCGCAAGTCAAAAGCGGAGCGGAGTGCGAAGGATACCCACGGATGGGATTTTCCCGGCGGGGGACTGGAACCTTCCGAACCCCTGATGGAAGCGCTGTATCGGGAAGTTCAGGAGGAGACGGGTCTTTCCATCCGGGTGGTGGGTCCCGCTTACATCTATGACGATCTTCAGGAAGAGAAACACCTGATTATCATCAAGTTCGCCTGTCGGCAACCGGTTGGCGAAGTGAAGCTGAGTGCCGAACACGACAGCTATCACTGGACCCGGATGGATGAATTGGACGAATCCCCCTATCCGGAATGGATGAAAGAGGAGATCCGCCGAGCTTACCGCATCTACATGGAATGA
- a CDS encoding 3-hydroxybutyrate dehydrogenase yields MDRRRTVLVTGAARGIGYSVAEAFAKAGDHVIVADLHLDIAEEAARNIAGSTGGEASGWAVDVSDEGKVKELINGVIARRGTIDVVVNNAGLQHIAKVEEFPLEKWNQLIGVMLTGPFLMTKHVLPHMKKQGAGRIINISSVHGKTASPFKAAYISAKHGVIGLTRTVALETAADGITCNAILPGVVDTPLVQNQLSHLAQEEGISKEEALNRHLLHKQALKRFIKGSEIAACAVYLASEGAASVTGEGISVSGGW; encoded by the coding sequence ATGGACAGGAGACGGACGGTGCTGGTGACCGGGGCGGCCAGGGGAATCGGGTACAGTGTGGCGGAGGCTTTTGCCAAAGCGGGAGACCATGTGATCGTGGCCGACCTCCACCTGGACATCGCAGAGGAAGCGGCCCGCAACATTGCCGGGTCGACCGGCGGGGAAGCCTCCGGGTGGGCGGTGGACGTTTCTGATGAAGGGAAAGTGAAGGAATTGATAAACGGGGTGATCGCCCGCCGGGGGACCATCGATGTGGTGGTGAACAACGCCGGTCTGCAACACATCGCCAAAGTGGAGGAGTTTCCCCTCGAAAAGTGGAATCAGCTGATCGGGGTGATGTTGACCGGCCCCTTCCTCATGACGAAACATGTGCTTCCCCACATGAAGAAGCAAGGGGCTGGGCGGATCATCAATATCTCTTCGGTCCACGGCAAAACCGCCTCCCCTTTTAAAGCGGCCTATATCTCGGCCAAACACGGAGTGATCGGTCTCACCCGGACGGTGGCCCTGGAGACGGCAGCAGACGGGATTACATGCAATGCGATTCTGCCCGGGGTGGTGGACACCCCGCTGGTGCAAAACCAATTGTCGCATCTGGCACAGGAAGAGGGGATTTCCAAGGAGGAAGCCTTGAATAGGCATCTGTTGCACAAACAGGCGCTGAAACGGTTCATCAAAGGATCGGAGATCGCCGCCTGTGCCGTCTACCTCGCCTCCGAGGGTGCGGCTTCCGTCACCGGGGAGGGAATCAGCGTCTCCGGCGGCTGGTGA
- a CDS encoding PaaI family thioesterase — MTLDGLLKELQDLNANELETIHKQVQALKRTRISPLAYIEEMMNFQSPGYDEQEEAYIHRMLVTDELKNRYKILHGGITATFIDTAMGSTVFQEVGQDRRSVTLDLNISFLKPAVEGWLTSQTRVIKKGRTIIVLETKVADERDRLIARAAGTFFRLS; from the coding sequence ATGACTCTGGACGGATTGTTGAAAGAATTGCAGGATCTGAACGCCAACGAACTGGAAACGATACACAAACAAGTACAGGCGCTGAAACGGACACGGATCAGCCCGTTGGCCTATATTGAAGAGATGATGAACTTCCAGTCTCCGGGATATGATGAACAAGAGGAGGCATACATTCACCGGATGCTGGTGACAGACGAGCTGAAAAACCGGTACAAGATCCTTCATGGGGGGATAACCGCCACTTTCATCGATACGGCGATGGGCTCCACGGTCTTTCAGGAAGTGGGTCAGGATCGACGATCGGTCACCCTCGATCTGAACATAAGCTTCCTGAAACCGGCGGTGGAAGGGTGGTTGACTTCCCAAACCCGGGTGATCAAGAAAGGGCGAACCATCATCGTGCTGGAAACCAAGGTGGCAGATGAACGGGACCGGTTGATCGCCCGGGCCGCCGGCACTTTTTTCCGCCTGAGCTAA